The window TTTAAAATTTAAGTTCCCCCAACTTTATACGGTAAATGATGAGAATCTGAAACAAGTTTCTGGTTTGGAGCTTTTTCAATTGTCACAGATGCCGCATCCTAACGATTATGGTATTGCTGTTAATCGCTCAACGCTGTTGCAGGAATGGGAAAATCGTGGTCCAGAAGCATTTGCAACCATCGGTTATCCTACTGATCTCAATTATCCTTATGTGAACATTCACGCAGGCTATAAAAGCGTATCGTCATTGGGTGCTGAAATCGACATCGAGAATAACAGCCATAAGTGGTGGTCTGTGGTGGAGCATTCACGTCCCATCGCAGATCCCCAGAAAGGAATCGAGATTATCGATGCGATGTTACTGCAATTGGTAGAAGATCATCTGGACTATGTAAACCCTAAAACTGGTAAACCCAAAACGGATAAGAAATCCAAAGAAGCTTTCAACGAGATGCAGTGGCAGATGAATCGTTTGGAGCGTTCTAAAGCCAATATTCAGGATTATTTGGATGGACAGCAAAAACCAGAAAGCAAACCAAAATCACTTCCCAAAAAGCAAAAGACCCAAAAGTCAACTACTAAAAACGATTATATAGATCGTGTGGTTGCTGTGATGCATACCGCTTTCGCGAAAGCGGAACGCCTATCAAAAAAGAAAGTCGAAGCATTAAAAAAAGAAACCGGCGCACCCAATTTAGGTGCACTCTGGGAAGCGGTGGAATTGAGTTGGTTGTTATGGTACAAAATGCTCTACAAAGAACCAATCCCTTTTGAAAGTCGCTTACGTAAAATGGATTTTTTCTGGAGTCAAGTGCAGCCAACATATGCCTATTCAGATAGCAGCAAGGAATTGTATAAGCAATACTCAACGCCTTGTCCCATAGGTGCCATCGTTGCAGAATACACCCAAATGAAGGATGCAGAATTCATCTTTGAGCCAAGTGCTGGCAATGGATTATTACTCGTAGGCGCAAATCCAAGAATTACGCACGTCAATGAAATAGATAACAGTCGAAAAAAGTCGCTCGAGTATCAGGGTTTTGGACGTATTACAAACAACAATGCCGCTGAACCTTTTCCAGAAGTAATGAATAAAGTGCACGATGTGGTGGTGACCAATCCGCCATTTGCACGATGGGAAGCGTCCAAATTTGATAAGCAGCGTATTGCAAACAAATATTTCAATAAACAGCGTGGTATTGCAAACCATATCCGATTAGAACATTTAATGGCTGGACTGGCGTTGCACACGATGAAAGATGATGGCAAAGCGGCAATTATCATTATGGGTCACGTGTATTACGGCGAAGATGGGTTGTTTGCAAAATACCGTCCATTTTTTAACTGGTTGTACCGTCATTATCACGTGGACGATATTATCAATATGAACAGCTACAAGCTCTACAATAAGCAAGGCGCTGTGACTAAGACGATGCTCATTCTAGTAGGTGGTCGTAAATCAAAACCATCTGGTGTGGCGCCAGATCAGACCAAAGCGCCCGAACTGGATACAATGGTTGAAACTTTTTTTGACCTCTGGAAACGTGTCAAATCACACATCAAACCCAATTTAAACACACTCATCTCTCAACTCAAAAAAGCACGAATACAATGATATTTTATAACAACCAATTAATGTCTGGCGATGTCAAGGCGCGACTGTTTGTGGTTTCAAATCCTTCAAAATTTAAAAGGTTTGAAGATCACGAAGCAGGCATATTCATCCAGCTACACGAACTCATTGAGCAGGCAAAGGAATTAGGCGAAGATCCTATTGCGCTCATTGAAGAATACTTGGAAGTCATCTATAATGATGGAACGAGTACTGAAGAAATTGCGAGCTTTTTATTAGAAACCGATAAGATGCAGACCGCGCTCTGGACGCTCAAAGAAAGTTGGGATAAAATGGATGACAGCCTGCCCACGGACTCATTAATGTATGGCGGAATGGATAAGGAAGATGCCGTGCAATTATATTCAGAAACCACGCTTCGGAGCTACTTGGAAGCATTAGCACTTTTCAAAAATGAATAACGAAGAACTCGATATAAAGGAAGCTGAATACAGCCAGAACGCAGATGAAGTAGCAAAACTTGCCACTCAGGAAGCGGCATTAGTACCTTATGCGTCCAAGTCGCAAGCACCTTACAAAATGAATACGCAAATCCCGCGTAATATGGCTTTTGAAGTTCAAAAATCATTGAACCGAATTGTAAAGGACAAAGGCAACATTGATAATTATGTGCGTAACCAGCTCAAGTATGAATCTACCAAAGAGATGTGGAAAGGTCTCGGCGCAGAACAGGTGGATGCCGTAGGCTTATATCTCAAGCAGTTTGAGAACGAGCAAGGCATTATTATAGCAGATCAAACGGGAATTGGGAAAGGCAGGCAAGCAGCGGCGGTGATACGACACGCAGTTATGCAGGGCTTTCTTCCCGTTTTCTTTACAAAAAAGCCAGACCTTTTTACAGATATGTACCGCGATCTCAAAGCGATTGGTTTTGACAATATCAGACCATTTATAGTCAACACCGATACAGATTCAAAGGTAAAAGATGCTCAAGGAAATGTAGTGTTTACACCGATGAGCAGCAAGGCACAATATGAGCTGATTACTACCGAAAAGGAATTCCCCACAGAAAGCATCGAGTCTATTGAGTGGCACAAGAAAATCGGTAAGAATTTACCAGATCCAGACAAGGTGCCTTTCATCACTATTACGGAAACCTTAGACCATTTGCCTGTAGGTTACGATATGATTTTTTGCACTTATTCTCAAGTGCAGTCCGCACATCCTTATAAAAGATTGTGGCTAGAAAGTATGGTCAATAATGGTTTGGAAGGCAGCAAAAAATATAAGAAGGTCATCTTCATTCTCGATGAGTCGCATATGGCAGGTGGTTTTGATAGCATCATTGGGACGTGGATGCGCAACGTATTACCACAGACGAAAGCTTGCTGCTTTTTGAGTGCGACGTTTGCCAAATATCCCGAAGTAATGCCATTTTATGCAAAGAAAACTGCTATTGCCGAAACTGGATTGACCGATGCAAGTTTTGTACGTTCTATGACCAGCGGTGGACTGGCGCTTCAGGAAATTGTGGCGTCCAACCTTTCTGAAAGTGGTCAGCTCATTCGTAGGCAAAGATCAAATGAAGGTATCAAAGTAGATTATATCACGCTCGATGCAGAACCACAGCGCAGCATCAGCCGTGCGAGTGTAAATAGTATCATTTCCTTGATGAATGAAGTCGTTCAGTTTGAACAGGAATTTGTCGCGCCTATTTTGGCAGATATTCACGCTTCCGCGAAAGCGCAGGGCGAACATATGTCTTCCAAACCTAGAAGTCTGGGCGTAAAACAATCGCCATACTTTTCCAGAGTATTCAATATCGTTGACCAAATGCTTTTTGCATTGAAAGTAAAAGATGTGGTAGATCATACCATTAAATTACTGAAGGAAGATAAGAAAGTCGTGATCGCTTTTAAATCTACAATGGGTGCATTTTTAAAAGAAATGAACTTGGTAAGTGGCGATGTGATTCCCAAGGAGCAGATGGATTTTGTGAGAACGTTGGTTCGTGGTTTGGATGGAATTTTCAATTATAGTTATACCGCTATTGATGGCTCAAAAACACGTGAGCGTATAGAATTGGAAGAGCTGTCACAAAAAGGTATCGAGAAATACAAAGACATTAAAAGCCGAATGGTTCTTGAGAGTTCAGGACTTTCTATCTCGCCTATTGATGAGTTGATTCACTTCATTGAGAAAAAGAAAAAACCAAAACATCTTGGTGGCCATACCGATTTGTATTTTAAGGTTGCCGAAGTCACAGGTCGTAATCAGCGCATTGCGATGGAAGGCGACGAAGCAGTGGTACAATCCTTCCGCAGTAATACGGAGCGTTCTTTTAGAATGTTCAATGGTGGCGATTATGATGTGCTGCTGATTAATCAAAGTGGTTCTACCGGATCATCAGCACACGCAAGTAAAGATTTTAAGGATCAGCGCCAGCGAGCGATGATTGTGCATCAATTTGAGTTGGATATTAATACTGAAGTTCAAAAGCGTGGTCGTATCAATCGTACTGGTCAAGTAGTTTTACCAGAATACTATTACATTACGAGTGATATTCCTACGGAAAAAAGATTGATGACTATGCTCAAGGCGAAATTAAAATCGCTGGATGCCAATACCACAGGCTCACAGAAAACCAATGATGAGACTTTAAAGAGTGCCGATTTCTTGAATAAGTATGGAGACATCGCTGCGTGGAATTGGGTAGATGAGAATCAGGAAATGATGGAGCAATTGGGATATCCTACCTACCAAAAGAAAACTGATAAAAACGGCTACATACGCTACGAGCGCAATGGTTTTAAGGATGGAGCCGTACGCCAGCTGACAGGTAGAGCTGGATTGCTAAAAGTTGAAGAACAAGATGCTCTTTATGATGATCTTCTGGAACGCTACGACCATCAGATCAAACTTGAAAAACAGCAAGGAACTTATGATTTGGAAACGGAGTTCCTGCCGCTCGATGCCGAAACTAAAAAGCGCTTTTTGTTTCAGAAAGGTCAAGGTGGCGCTACGCCATTTGGAAAAGACACGGTACGCGATATTACTATCGTCAATAATCTAAAGCGACCGTTTACCAAACAGGACATCGATAAGCGAATTACTGACGCACTTGAAGGACAGAAACCAGTTCAAGTGCAAATGAAAATGGTAGATGCCATCAATGAGAAATATCCATTGCTTATTGAAGAGCGAAAAGCGAAAAGGCTTGATGTCATAAATAGACTGAAAGAAGATCGCGACGATTTACCGCAGCGTGGTAGTGGCGATTCTGAAAAGGAAAATGAGCGTATTCAGTCTGACTGGACAAAGTTGGAAGAAATTATTCACGCAAAAACATCTCAGCTTGCCACTTATGTGGCAGGCTTGGAGAATACGAAGCGTTCTATCGTAAGGTATATCACAATGTGGAACATCGGCGATGTGGTGCGCGTTCCGTTTATTGGGACAACCATCAATCCGTCTTGGGGAATCTTCTTGGGAGTGAGTATTGGTAAGTCTGGAAAGAACCCATATACGCTGAGTAACATCAGTTTGAAATTTGGAGTCACAGATTCACGAAAGATTTTGACCTACAGTCTGCAACCAGCAGAACAAAGCTTTATCTCACAGATCTTCACGGAAAGTCGTGACATTTCCGAAGCAGATGTACAAATGGTCAATCTGGAATGGAATGAGTTGATTAAAAAAGCATCTTCCAAAAGGGAACGACGTCACATCCTTACCGAAAACATTGTAGGGGCATCCAACCAGATTGGAACTCAGAACAAGCTCATTAAGTACAACACTAAAGAAGGAACGATCAAAAATGGCATATTACTGCATCGTGATTTTGGTAAGGATGGTGAAGCAAATTCAGCAGTACTGCCTGTTTCGGAAGCATTCAATATCATTCGGAAACTTGAAATAGATGACTTCTTTGCAGACCACAAGCTCAACTTTCGCGTAAAGCGAATTAGTGAAAATTATTTTCAGTTGTACTTGGATAAAAAGGATTTGTACTCAGCTATTATTGATGAAAAGTTACGTTCGTTTTTAAAACGTGCTGAAGGACAATCAAATGATGAGCTACCCGATTTTGTTCAGAATGCTGGCGATATGACGGCTGCGCTACATATAGAAAAGTTGCAGATGTTTCTGAACCGTTTGGATGCGTTTGGTGTTCAGTTTTTGGGACACGCTCGCGAACTTGAAGATTGGGAAATTGAAAATGAAGCCGACTGGAAATCGAAGACAAAATCCACTTCTGGCAGCTATAAATTTCGATTGGGACGTACGTATGGTCAAGGAAGTAATCCTACAACCGGCTTTGTAAGTTATGAGGAGCCGAACTCGCAATATGAGTATGGTTTGGTTATTTACAATAGAACACTTTCAGATAAGGAAAAGTTCAATTACTCATTAATTCCTGTCTTTAAAAATGTCGAAGAACCGTATCAACTTTGGAAAACTGAAACGCTCGCATCAGGCTTGAAAGATGATTTTAATAACATCATTAGTGATGTAAAAAGGCTAACGCTACACGATGCTATTGAGAGTTTGGGATATTTCATTTTGAACCATCCGCACGAAGATGGTAATGCCGAATTTGTTTTTGGCGACTACACGGCACAGGATCTCGGTCGCATTTTTTATGAAGATACGATCGCACAAATTTCCGCCATTGATGAAATTTTAAATCAACTGCAAATCGTAAAAATCTAATGAAAGTGAATCCCAACAAAATGTACGTCTTGTACAGTCCATTCTACAATACTCGTAAAGGTATTTTTAGTGGAAAACCAACAACGATGCAAGAGCTGAAAAATAAATTTAGAGGTGGTATGGATGCTCAAATGATCGTGGCCATTTATTCTACAAAGAAAGAAGCAAACGCTGCCGCAGATACACTTTTTAAAAAATCACGTAAGTATGACAAATAGAAAACTCGATATTCCAGAAGTACAACAGATTCCACAATTTATGAAAGTGATGGATGATCTGAGCGTTGGGAACAACCCTTATTTGGTTGGAAGTGCTGGAACTGGAAAAACAACCTTAGGCGAAAAGATTGCCTATGCCATCAACGGAAGATCTGAAAATGATGGACAGGAATTGCCTTTTACTATTGTGAATTGTAATCAATGGACATCGCCAATTGATATTAAAGGCGGTCAGACTATTACTGGCTACAAAGAAGGTGCATTGATTGAAGCCTGGCGTGATGGCAAAATCCTGATTTTGGACGAAATGCCAAAGTTGGATGCCAATACCGCAGGATTACTCAATGATGCTTTGGCTAAAAGCGCCAAAGAAGATGCCATTATCTTTAACGGTAAAAATGAGCCAGTCGTAAAGCACCGCAACTTTGGTTGCATTGCTACTGGTAATGTGATTGGTAAAGGAGCAAGTGGTAATTATGTAGGAAACAACAAACAGGATGCCTCTTTGCTCGACCGATTTAGTGGTTGTATTTACCGCATAGGATTTAATGAAACTTTAGAGCGCCAGCTAGTTTATCCACCAGTTGTGAATATTTGTCTGGAGATACGTAAATCCATCCTACGTTACGAAGGAAAAGAAGGTGGCGATGACGATACTGAAGATATAATGACCTTGCGTACGATGCTCAACCTAGAACGCGCTTACGAACTCGAAATGAAGCGTGAAACAGGAATGAAAGATGAGTTCGGTAAAACCTACCGTAAAATGCCAAATGGCAAAACCCTAAAAGATGCACTTCACAGCTACTTTCTAGCAATGAATAAAGAAAAAGCGGAACATATCAAGACTGAAGTAAATCTCGAAGGGTTCCTTAATTCTTATAAAGGTAGTGTGATGAAGGCTGAATTTATTAAGGAGTTCAAGAGGCGGATTGGGTAGATCTAGCAGCAACTAGTTCTCCCTTGAATTGGTGGGCAAGCAACTGTTCCATAAGAACAAAACACGCAACAATCTCCTTCATTTGGTTTCAAAACTGTTTTACAATTCTCACATTCATAGAAAAATTGACAAGCATTTGTTGGCATATCTTCTTCTTTTTTATGTCCGCAGTTAGGACAGGTAATTTCTGATTTTAATATAGTTTCCATTCAATTTTTTTTTAAAGCATATATGTTATATCTGAAGCCAATGTAGGATATGCGAAAATCATTTTTCTAATATCATTAATTTTCAACTTTGTTTTTATGGCCATTGCGAAGAGATTTATGGTTTCTTCTGTATGTGGTCCGATTAAATGCGCTCCCAAAATTGTTTGGGTTTCTACGTCAATTATAGTTTTGAACGCATATTCTTCTACATTCAAACGTTTGGCATTGAACCAATTGCCAACCTCTTTATAATTTACCTGAATATTGTAGTTCAGCGCTTTCGCTTTCGATTCAGAATAGCCAACAGACGCAATTGTAGGCAATGTAAAAACTACCGTTGGCATTGGTGGGTAACTTATTTCTTTAGAATTGCCCTTGATTATATTTGAAGCAACCGTATGACCCTCCAAAACCGCAACTGGGGTTAAAGGCAAACCTTCTGAATCTGCCGCATCGCCGGCTGCATAAATATGAGGGTTTGAAGTACTTTGAAGGTATTTGTCTACCGTAATACCTTTGTTAGTAAATACAATGTTGGCTTCGTCTAAATTTAAATCGAATATTGAAGGTGGACGACCAGCAGAATTAAATACTGCTTCCGCTTCAAAATACTCTGTTTTCTCTTGAGATTTACCTTTTATCCTATACTGATTATCTACTTTCTCAATAACAGTAACATCTGTATTAAGAATGAGTTTTATCCCTAATTCTTTTGTGGCAGAAACAAGATGTTTTACAATATCTTGTTCAAAATTTTCCAAGGGATTTTGTCCACGATGAACAATAGTAACTTCTGCTCCACATCGAGCTGCGATATGGGCGAACTCAAAAGCGATATAGCCACCACCGATAAACAATAATGATTTTGGCAATTTTTCTAAATTCAAGAAATCGGTACTGGATTTGGCATAATGACCACCTTCAAACTCTAAAACTCTTGGTTTTGAACCTGATGCGATTACAATTTTGTTAGCCCTTACTTTGTCGTTTCCAAGTTCTAATGTGTTTTCTGACAAAAATTTTGCTGAACTATGGAATGTATCTATACCGCTCTTTTCATATCCCTTTTCTATTTTAGGCGGCATCTCATCTACAAAAGTTTGTTTAAAATCCATAATGTCCTTCCAATTGACTTTAGGTACGGTGTCAATGCCATTACCTTTGAGCCTTTTAGCAAAGTCTCGTACTTCCGTAGCCCCTATAATCACTTTTTTTGGGTCACAACCTCTTAATGCACAAGTACCACCGTATGGTAATTCATCGGTTATGCCGACCGAAAGACCTTTTGAGGCACATTTATTTGCGATAGTCATTCCTGACATTCCTGAACCAATTATGAATACATCATATTCTTTCATACTAATTGATTTCATTTTTGTTAGTTACTTTATAACCTGTTGCGTTAATTGCTTTCTCAATTTCCAACACATTAGTCTTGGTTTCGTCAAACTCAATGATTGCATTACCATTTTCATATGATGTTTTTGAGTTTACTATGCCGTCAAGTTTATTTACTTCGTGGTTGACGTGTGCTTCACAACTGGCACAGGTCATCCCACTTATTTTATACTCTGTAGTTTTTATGTTTGATTTGTCAACTACTATGATTTGTTTTTCAGTGTTTTGATAAAACATATTTGAGTAATAAGGAAAAGCAATTGATAATCCTGCAAATATGGTGATGCCAATAAGAAATCCTTTAGTTTGAAACCATTTAGGTTTTTCATCTATCTCACAACCACAATCATCTTCATTTATTGGTTTTAGATAACTATACCAAGCATAGCCTATTGCTATAATTGCTAAACCAATTAAATAGGGTCTAAAAGGTTCCATCCAAGATAATGCAGATGCACTTCCACCAACTCCAGCTATAAGCGCAATAACAGGTGGTATGCAACACGACGATGCTGCAATAGCTGCAAACATTCCTGTGTACGCCGCGCTTTTTGATTTTTTTGTTGAACTCATAACTATATAATTATGCTATTTTTCTTTTTAATTTTATTGACTTGAAGATATTCTCCAAAATATCCGTTTCATCTTCATTTAATGAATAATACAAAGTTTGTCCTTCGCGCCTTGCTGTTATAATACCAGCATCTTTAATCTTTCTAATATGTTGTGAAACCGCTGGAACACTCATTTTTAAAATATCAGCTAAGTCACAGGGACATAGTTCTTTCTCCATATTTAAGAGATATAGAATTTTTAATCGAACTTCATTACTTGAAATGGATAACAGCTTTGATATTTTTTGAAAACTCTCTTCCATTTTATCTAATGTATCCATACAGTTTTGTAACTGTTTTTGATTTGCTTCTGCTCTTGTACAGGTTATTTCAAGTTTCATATTATTTGCTTTAGAGGTGCAAATATATAATTAATTACGTATTTAAGCAAATGCTTAAATACATCCGAAAATTGTCCCAAACTACAATCCCATCCCCAAACAACTCGCACCACTAATTCTATTTTTAAAAGAATTACGTGAGTCGACCACAAAAACATATCGCCCAGAGTAACAGTGGCAAATACAACTATCTCTTGTTTGATAGTGTATTTGCCTTTAATGCGTTTGTAGATCACGAGATACAGCAACTGTCCAGTAGCAATGCTTCACGATGGAATAATGTGGTACAAAGCACATCCCAAAACTTAAATTCTGGTACCGATTGGTACGGTACACCTACGCCAAAAGATGTGAAAGAACTCGAAGAACATCGCACCTTTTTAGGAATGAAACTGGCGCAGAAAATTCAACCGCAGGTTAAAGACAAACTGGCAACCTATTTAGACTATTTACAAGATTCTGTGTTGCCTAAACCTAAGATGGCTTACAACGATCGCGGTCTTGGCGTGTTCTCTTTTGAGCGTGCTGCGATGGCGATGTACAAGGACTTTCCTGTAAATACGCAAACGCCAGTCAGTACTGCCGTCAGCCAGATGAATATAGAACTGCGCAATCATCAGATTTCTACTTCGGTAAAAAGTGTGTACGCCTATTTTCAAGATAAGCAGATGAGTTACCCATCGATGCAACTATATATAATGGCCGGCGCAAATGCTAACGTTAAGGGCGATCAATTGCTTTACGTCGGGCTTGCCTGCGCAGAGTTGGTTGATTTTCTGGAACTACGCGGTATTTCGGTAGAGGTAAATGTGATGTTAGGCACGTCGTTCCGCAATCAGGTAGCAATGGCGTGCGTGCGTGTGAAGCGTTTTCAGGACAAGCTGGATAAGAATCAGCTGTTACTTACCAGTAGCGATCCGCGCTATTTTAGATATCGTGGCTTTAAGGGTTTGGTGGCGTTGAGCAACTATTTCGGCTTGACGATTCCGTCTGGTCTGGGATCGATTACGGCTCAAATGGGTACCGCTTTCGCGAAAGCGATCAACCCAGCAGGCTTCGTCTTTGAACAAAGTTACGCGATGGAAACCGCAGTCAAGGAAGTGACCCAAATCATAGAAAATTATAAAAACCAACTCGCTGCCTGATGAAGAAGAAATTGAAACAAAGCGTGATAGACGCCATTATGGACAGAGCGATTGAAATCAATAAAGGGTGTAAAGAACAATGTAGGGATTTTGAGATTATGCTTTCGCGAAAGCGAGAAAACTCACTCATCCTGCGCTGGACGAGCATTGATATTTCTAACGAAGATAATCCGGTGCAGCAGTATCGCTATGAATGTTTCCAAACGGATGGGACATCGCAAATGTGCTCTGTTCATTATGCCGATCAGGACGAGGCAAACGAGTTTATCTGGTCGCTGGAGCCGCTGTATCATCAACAATTTGCCATAGATCATAAATTATAGAAAATGTATAGAACCAAAGATATTTCAAAAGCCGAATTAAAGGCGCTCGCTATTAAAAATCAGGATGAAATCGTAGCGCTTACGGGCAGCGAGCTTGATCCTGTAAAAGCCTGGGAAGTCATACAACAGGCGTCGGATAATTTCAAAAACAGCGACCTAAAAGCGCAGGAAGCAGACGCGCTTTTATACGCAATGCTTCATCCTGACGAGAAATCTTCAAGTGGCGAAATCTACACAATGAGCGATGGTTTTCAATGGAAGCTACTTTCAAAAGGCGAAGCAAAAAAACGTTTTAAAGCCGATAAAGAAGTGTACGGCATAGACCGTTCTTCTGAAACCGAAGCGCTTATTGCGAATAAAGAAGATTTAGGGCGTTTTGAAGAGTTTGGCGTAGAGCATACTAATAATGATGTAAAACGAAAGCCGAAAACTACAGCCGATAAAAAAACAGCATCGTCTAAAGAAACCATACGCATACAGGAAAAAGAACGTGCCAGAGCCTTATCGCTTTTGGAACTTGAATTATTAATCGCCGCCTAAAAATCAACTATGACCATAGAAAAATTACAAAAGCTCAAATTGAGCGCCGTGCAACCAGATGCTTTGCAAACCGCAGTAAAAGAATTGCTGGCCGATTATAAAGAAACTTCAGATAAAGAAGCTTTTGAAGAAATTGCCAAAGAGAATATTGAAAAAGTATTCTCGATGGTGGAGCGACTTTCGCCAGACGCCATCGTGAAAGAAGCAAAGCCAACCAAAAAGAAAGCGCCATCTAAAACCGTCAAAAAGGAACTGGATAAAATGACTACTGATATTAAGCTGTGTCGAGCGAAAATCCGCAAGTTTAATGAAGAGAAGCGCAAAAACGAGCCTAAGAAGCCAAAACCGATGCGCCACACTAAAATTAAAGGTCACTTTATCTCGATAGCCAATCTAATTCCTGTAAAATTAAAGGATGATGTAGGTGTACAAAAAGAAGCCGAAAAGGTCTTGTTGCGTGCCCATCGTGGCATTATGAACGCCTATAAAATGAATTTTGTGACGACGGAAAAAGGAGTGGATGCGATTAAAGAGAAGTTTGACAAAATGGAAGAAAAAGCTAAAAAGTAATTATGAATAAAAAAGTATTGATCATCACAGGCGCAGGCCTTGCCATAGGTATTGCCGAGGCGCTTATTTACTATAATCTAGGTAAGAACGCAGAAAGCGATAAGTTCAAACTGCAAATCCCTAAAGGCGCTGAATTACTAAAAACCACTGGTATCATTATCGCAACGTCGCTTGCGACCGCAGCACTTTCAAACATAATAGAAAGATCACTTACAGAAAAACCAAAACTCATCCCAATACCTGCATAATTATGAAAAAGATAGAACACCAAATATTCCTACAACGTAATCAGCTTGCCAAAGAGTTGTTGCTACAACCCATTCAAGAGAAAATCGAAATTTTTGACCGTATGCATAAGCTACTGGATAATGTTTCGGTTTGTGAAAAAGATGCACTACTGGATGAGCTAGAAGCTCTTGATCTGGAAATTTTAGAAGACATTGATGAAGAGTATGCAGATCAACTAGAGCACAACGAGATTACTGAAGAGCTCAAAGAAAAACAAGTTGCCTTTGAGAAAGTAATGGAAGACATACCAGCTCCAACTAAAAAAAAGAAACCCACCGACGAAGACATCATTAACGAACT is drawn from Nonlabens dokdonensis DSW-6 and contains these coding sequences:
- a CDS encoding N-6 DNA methylase, translating into MQLTSTFNKQKKGIELHFSEVLPKELAFHLKELGFKETLSDPMKWYVDNHPAYCRYVEELEKEFVKDGDWKHVLIHPSFESSLENIDKGQFTYVTIFLKGQEKAEQENYVVFDSYKKVAHEIASRFAMRKYGDTLKHIEVHPRNYKRKSRVLFRDGKVIDGMVALESLPTQNEVVKEVTENDALVVKEGDTEIEKVPKEGAEEKKKVVKEPEDDSGYKTDAERNLSTRSVLKEVIEKLNEQTEELDVEPETIIATTVMDLEDAADQWSEIHFKNHLLKALQNFKDWVYDLSIKDRAMALMQVNRLNRSLSLELIPLKEVETEARSIAKDIFNRDHIVPNVLVPVHAGEPFQSGSLTIGDGNFLKFKFPQLYTVNDENLKQVSGLELFQLSQMPHPNDYGIAVNRSTLLQEWENRGPEAFATIGYPTDLNYPYVNIHAGYKSVSSLGAEIDIENNSHKWWSVVEHSRPIADPQKGIEIIDAMLLQLVEDHLDYVNPKTGKPKTDKKSKEAFNEMQWQMNRLERSKANIQDYLDGQQKPESKPKSLPKKQKTQKSTTKNDYIDRVVAVMHTAFAKAERLSKKKVEALKKETGAPNLGALWEAVELSWLLWYKMLYKEPIPFESRLRKMDFFWSQVQPTYAYSDSSKELYKQYSTPCPIGAIVAEYTQMKDAEFIFEPSAGNGLLLVGANPRITHVNEIDNSRKKSLEYQGFGRITNNNAAEPFPEVMNKVHDVVVTNPPFARWEASKFDKQRIANKYFNKQRGIANHIRLEHLMAGLALHTMKDDGKAAIIIMGHVYYGEDGLFAKYRPFFNWLYRHYHVDDIINMNSYKLYNKQGAVTKTMLILVGGRKSKPSGVAPDQTKAPELDTMVETFFDLWKRVKSHIKPNLNTLISQLKKARIQ
- a CDS encoding strawberry notch C-terminal domain-containing protein, giving the protein MNNEELDIKEAEYSQNADEVAKLATQEAALVPYASKSQAPYKMNTQIPRNMAFEVQKSLNRIVKDKGNIDNYVRNQLKYESTKEMWKGLGAEQVDAVGLYLKQFENEQGIIIADQTGIGKGRQAAAVIRHAVMQGFLPVFFTKKPDLFTDMYRDLKAIGFDNIRPFIVNTDTDSKVKDAQGNVVFTPMSSKAQYELITTEKEFPTESIESIEWHKKIGKNLPDPDKVPFITITETLDHLPVGYDMIFCTYSQVQSAHPYKRLWLESMVNNGLEGSKKYKKVIFILDESHMAGGFDSIIGTWMRNVLPQTKACCFLSATFAKYPEVMPFYAKKTAIAETGLTDASFVRSMTSGGLALQEIVASNLSESGQLIRRQRSNEGIKVDYITLDAEPQRSISRASVNSIISLMNEVVQFEQEFVAPILADIHASAKAQGEHMSSKPRSLGVKQSPYFSRVFNIVDQMLFALKVKDVVDHTIKLLKEDKKVVIAFKSTMGAFLKEMNLVSGDVIPKEQMDFVRTLVRGLDGIFNYSYTAIDGSKTRERIELEELSQKGIEKYKDIKSRMVLESSGLSISPIDELIHFIEKKKKPKHLGGHTDLYFKVAEVTGRNQRIAMEGDEAVVQSFRSNTERSFRMFNGGDYDVLLINQSGSTGSSAHASKDFKDQRQRAMIVHQFELDINTEVQKRGRINRTGQVVLPEYYYITSDIPTEKRLMTMLKAKLKSLDANTTGSQKTNDETLKSADFLNKYGDIAAWNWVDENQEMMEQLGYPTYQKKTDKNGYIRYERNGFKDGAVRQLTGRAGLLKVEEQDALYDDLLERYDHQIKLEKQQGTYDLETEFLPLDAETKKRFLFQKGQGGATPFGKDTVRDITIVNNLKRPFTKQDIDKRITDALEGQKPVQVQMKMVDAINEKYPLLIEERKAKRLDVINRLKEDRDDLPQRGSGDSEKENERIQSDWTKLEEIIHAKTSQLATYVAGLENTKRSIVRYITMWNIGDVVRVPFIGTTINPSWGIFLGVSIGKSGKNPYTLSNISLKFGVTDSRKILTYSLQPAEQSFISQIFTESRDISEADVQMVNLEWNELIKKASSKRERRHILTENIVGASNQIGTQNKLIKYNTKEGTIKNGILLHRDFGKDGEANSAVLPVSEAFNIIRKLEIDDFFADHKLNFRVKRISENYFQLYLDKKDLYSAIIDEKLRSFLKRAEGQSNDELPDFVQNAGDMTAALHIEKLQMFLNRLDAFGVQFLGHARELEDWEIENEADWKSKTKSTSGSYKFRLGRTYGQGSNPTTGFVSYEEPNSQYEYGLVIYNRTLSDKEKFNYSLIPVFKNVEEPYQLWKTETLASGLKDDFNNIISDVKRLTLHDAIESLGYFILNHPHEDGNAEFVFGDYTAQDLGRIFYEDTIAQISAIDEILNQLQIVKI
- a CDS encoding AAA family ATPase, whose amino-acid sequence is MTNRKLDIPEVQQIPQFMKVMDDLSVGNNPYLVGSAGTGKTTLGEKIAYAINGRSENDGQELPFTIVNCNQWTSPIDIKGGQTITGYKEGALIEAWRDGKILILDEMPKLDANTAGLLNDALAKSAKEDAIIFNGKNEPVVKHRNFGCIATGNVIGKGASGNYVGNNKQDASLLDRFSGCIYRIGFNETLERQLVYPPVVNICLEIRKSILRYEGKEGGDDDTEDIMTLRTMLNLERAYELEMKRETGMKDEFGKTYRKMPNGKTLKDALHSYFLAMNKEKAEHIKTEVNLEGFLNSYKGSVMKAEFIKEFKRRIG
- a CDS encoding GDCCVxC domain-containing (seleno)protein, whose translation is METILKSEITCPNCGHKKEEDMPTNACQFFYECENCKTVLKPNEGDCCVFCSYGTVACPPIQGRTSCC